agacttcatatttttataagacTACAAACtctacaatggcacctcattggcaccgacccaaaaaacattattatggaactatattaactcttctatacataatatattcggttttaaattaaattattttttaatttgtagtgtttgtgtattaaagtcggtttttttttttggtaaaaaaaaaattatttcacaattttcagtgaccccatggtattaaaatatgctatgcctggttaaaaatctactgtttgcTAAGCTATTACagtgatcgcgagcaatttactcttatccgttgaggagttccattatcatTCTTGGAAGATGTtgatcagatcttcaccaaatttaaatgggaccaccttTGAAGAAtaccctttaaaaaaaaaagaattttcaaaatcggtccacgcgtcttcgagtaatcggggaacatacatttaaaaaaaaacctcctcctttttggaagtcggttaaaatcaaagagttcccgcgggattaaaaaacatgtatccacgcggacaaactcCATCATctagggcatcatctagttatattatataggaCAATCACTAGTTGACTAATTAGAAGTTGAGTAAAATATGCCTACTTCATTAATACCTACGTAGATGATCTCATAATGACTATCGCTCAAAGAACGTACCATTAAAAAGGTGCAATGGCATTGCGTGTCCTGAATGTTTTTCTTTCGGAGTCAATAGAGCACGAAGCTTAACATTCAATGCTCATTTCTCTCTTTGGCAGAAAGTGTGCTCCCTATAAAGATGGGAAAATAACTTGGCACACAAACATTATGTATTTTcagttcatttatttttatatataaagtgtgtttgtctgtctactagcgtttcacggcccaacagttttaccgatttcgatgaaatttggtacagagttagcttacatcccggggaaggacatgtgggacataggctacttactttttatcccggaaaattaaagagttcccacaggatttttaaaaacctaaatccaagcggatgaagtcgcgggcatcatctagttcttcaTAAAATATAGTTCAACACCAAAGCCTTCAATTTATCTAGCTAGTGATTTGCATCCAAATCGAATCACTATGATTCGTCATGCACGCCTGTCGTGAATCGCGATCAATATAGAGACGGTCAATTTCCCCATGATTGCTACACCTAAAACTAACGGGTgctctataaaataaatctagAGAATCTTGCTAactgctatttttaaccgacttcaaaaaaaggaggaggttctcaattcgtcggaatcttttttatccAAAATGTTATATACGTTCAGCATTTaaacatcataatatattttgtaattgtaatttagaagttgtgatagcctagtggttaggacgttcgcctcctaattggaggtcgagagttcgatcccggacacgcacctctaacttttcggagttatgtacgttttaagtaattaaatatcacttgctttaacggtgaagaaaaatatcataAGAAAATCCgcatatctgagagttctccataattttgtcgaaggtgtgtaaagtctgccaatgggtaagtacctacttggtcAGTGTTATAAAGTATTGCCAAAACcttttcattttgagaggagaccagtgctaaCTAGTTAGcccctccctggcgcagtggtaagcgctgtagtcttattagtgggaggtcttggGTCGAATCCCTTGTCCCTTCCtcgtttggaattttataatttctaaatttctggtctggtcaggCGAGACCCTTcggccgtgccgtcaagcgattcaGCTCTCTGGTACGATGATGCCATGAAGAAACCAaaggttaattaaaaaaactgccataatcctttcaggttagcccgcttcgatcttagattgcatcatcacttaccaccaggtgagattgcagtcaagggctagcttgtatctgaatcactacccatattataaatgcgaaagtctttgtttgttggtttattggtttgtttgtttgtccttcaatcacgtcacaacggagccacggatcgacgtgattttttgtatgggtatagttaaggacctgccccccgattgtgtaagaataaccatttaatCGCTATCgcaattctgccctttgattggttgatttgctgtttacattttttcatagccaatcaaagggcagaatttcttgacgattgcgatatcCATGAAAtagttattcttacacaattgggggctggagagtgacataggccactttttatcccggaaaatcaaatagtttccacgggatttaaaaacctaaatacacgcgaacgaagttgcgggcatcagctagtaaataaataaaaataaaaaaccagccaagtgcgagtcaggctcgcacactgagggttccgtactacagtcgtattttttcgacattttgcacgataattcaaaaactatgatgcataaaaattaataaaaatctgttttagaatgcacaggtaaagccctttcatatgataccccacttcttatagttatcttacttcgaatattgaaaatactaattattagttcatgaccacaatttaattttttttgtgtgatctaaccctaaattcacggttttcagatttttcccctaaagccagctataagacccacctccctgccaaatttcatgattctaggtcaacgggaagtaccctgtaggtttcttgacagacaaacagacagtcagacagtcagacagacagacaacaaagtgatcctataagggttccgtttttccttttgaggtacggaaccctaaaaaagagccAGCGGTGgtatgttgatgatgatgatgacttacctTATAAATAACATATAACAAAATTTATAAGAACCTATCAAAAAAGGAAAGAAAGGAAGACGCTCACAATTAGTTATAtcctttataaaataatattatactctacttataaatttttactaaaacaaattgttacatacaatttttatagaattaatatcacttTTTTCTTCCGGTTTTTGGTGATGGATTGCGATAACATCTTAGTAACATGTGCATATCGTAAAAACTCATGTggtgaaatgaaaaatattcaGGATTTTTATAACAGCCGCATTTGTTGGCTCCGAGGCCGAGAACCTGTAGATAAAAGATCAGAATATTAGAAGAATACAATACAGattgcgacaggttgagatggcaatcggggtatgaggcgggggaacgccccgcacactagcatgtcacccgcgctagtTCGCACCGGGTAAGCAAGGGGGCTGTGCatgtgtgcggggtgttcccaccccgattgccatttcaacctgtcgcgtactataggtacgtatatctaaatatataaaaggaaaaggtgactgactgactgatctatcaacgcacagctcaaactactggacggatcaggctgaaatttggcatgcagatagcagatAACATCTCGATTTGTACATAAACCTagaaaagtataataatatgaagtttTCTTGGTTATAACAGTACTTTTTAATCGGGAAAccagcttatacccgcgacctCGTCAGCGTGGATGTTAGGGTGATTTGATTTGGCACAGTGGACGTGAGACTGTAATATTACTACATACCTCTCCAGCTGTGCAGCGGAATATTCCAGTCGGGAAATAAGGTAACGTCTCGAAATAAGGCATAACGCTGTCACATGGTAAATTATGTCCATATTTACGACTCTGGAAAAATCacactaagtaggtacgtagtttCACGTTTGATCACTACATTTCTATTCGAAAAATTATTGCAGTTAGCATGGGTAAAAAAATATGGACATTCCCATagataactaaataataatcttaGTAGTTCTAGATTTaaaccgcgacttcatccatgtggattATACAGTAGGTTCTTTGAAGACCCTATTTCAATTtcaaagcctttatttattccttattttatcttaattacatattttatgttttaaacctattatcatcaccatcatgatcaacccatcgccggctcactacagagcacaggtgttctctcagaatgagctgtgatagcctagcggttaggacgtccgccttctaatcggtggGCGGGAGTTCgataatttttgagaattcgatcccggacacgcacctctaacttttcggagttatgtgcgtgttaaataattaaaatatcacttgctttaacggtgaaggaaaacatcgtgaggaaacctgcatgcctgaaagttctccataatgttctcaaaggtgtgtgaagtctaccaatccgcacatggccagcgtggtagactatggccaaacccttctcactctgagaggggacccAAACCTATTATAGTCTTTCCTAATTTCTGTGAGTTTTGTGCTAcgagcataataattattgtgcgGGTAATATTAAAAGTGCTTACATCATAAATAGCAGGAGCGGAGGGATTGCAGTCAGAGCATAAGTGCCGGGGTGACTTGTCGCTGTCCCCATCACTATGATCGCCGTCGCAGTCTCCTTTTTGCCGCGATCCACTGCTGCAGACTCCGATCCCGTATAGAAGAGTTTTATTTGCACGACACGCAACAAAACGCAGCGATCTAATTGCGAACATGATACTTACTTGAAATTTTAACCTAATGTGCCTActgtgtataattttatttcactaaAAATTCTCAACATTGAGTGGCATTGATATCTGATTTCTTTCTGAAATCTTACTGACCTCTACTATAACACAAGTACAACTagacctgcgattgccgacctatTCTTGACCATTTTGGTGCTGATAGCAGCAgcatagttcacgacagttaacAAAACGTCTCGTCGAGGCTTTGACTTCACTAGCAGGCGCGGTTAACACATTTGACGCaagtagccctaaagtagccctatttttctttggtttcacgtcaccatagcctaattcacataatatcgtcgattcaggatcaaacactgttgccagagtgaactagagttctctcactctagttcactctggcaacAGTGAGTGTTATATGGGCGTACTTGAAACTAAAAGACTTGAAGTAAGTGATGAGTGGTGATGAAATATCTGTCAACAAACTattgtcaacacgaagaccacTTGATACAAAGTGTCTCGATGGGAAGTGCTTTGAATCGGCTCAAAAAATAGCTCTGAGCTGCCTTTTATACGGCATGTCTCTTCCAGCGTAGAAAGTTATGGTACTTACATGTCTATTTCAGtgagatattattatatatttaatctGTGGTTGTTATATAAGTATGGCTTAGTGGGCTGGGGAGGGGCTGGGCTGGTAAGCTTTTGTCAAGTTGAAAacagcccgttcccacttgtcgacTCACGCTTAAATCGGTGGCCTAAGGGCCACCACGGTCGAAGCTGGTGCAAATTTTTAACACTACTACGCGAGGCGACTGGATGGACGTCACGACGTCAATGAAGTTCTTGTGATGTATTATTATTTGAGAAGAAAACGAATAAGGCCCGGCGCCCATTATCGGCATCGGCAAGGAACAGGATCCTTCGGCATCCTACATGCAAGCGCACACTGTCGGAAACTATGCTTTGGCATGCTGCAACGTTCTTAGGGATGACGAGGCGTCCTACAGCATGCCGCACCGTCCTGTAGCCCCGCAGGGCAAGCTATCCCCGAGTGGTGCCTCGGCGCCGGCGGCGTACCGAAGGATGTCGAAGCATCCCGAAGCATTCTTAAGGCTGCCGATACAGCAGCCTCAAGCATACCGAAgcggtatttttattataacgaCCATATATAATGGAAATTTCTTCTTTATTGTCATTATGTTAATGTATATTGCTATTTGCCACCTAAAATCCTCAGTCGTGCCGATGCCGATAATGAGCGCCGGGCCTAAAGAGGAAAGAAAATATTGGATGCACCCAATCATGAGGGAAAGATTTAGACTAGCCATACAcagacagcttgaagcagtcaggacggactgcttcaagctgcgactgcatactgaactacagacttctacgtacgtacatacacgaaccgctcaagcagttgcaactgctttgGGCGgttgctcgatggcagcttagCTGTTGACTTTGACTGCacgagcagtccgtgtatggctggcCTAACTATCGGTGATTTGCTCTCAAGAAATAGTTATTAAAAGTTgttctgactgttcacactgccggcgacgactcgctctAGTTTTGTCattgagcgacgagctttcaaaaataaactcgctcagcgatattcgttcagcgatgctcagGACAACACCCGACATTTCTTGTCAGCGCCGGCACAAAGTCGGTTTCCAACAAGTTTGAATTaccttcatataaaatgttctgccaccgGAACATCAGACTGGATGTCGGAAATGGAAAGAAGAATTATATTTCCTACATCCATGGAGCGTCTGTCTTTATGAGAATTTATCCCAAACGTGTGTATACATCTTCCGTAAAAGCAGCAACAAAAACAACGTGGGCAGGTCTCCTGGACCCACCCCACGAATAAAACAATCCTGGTATTTCATAGAAAGAAAAGTCTAGTGCCAAGACCCACGTCGCGCATTTTCAAACGCGCAATGTGCCGCGAAGTGGGTTTCGGCCCTAGTTTTATCATGGAAAACCTACTGACGGAAAGACAAAAAGatctttttaacttttattcacAAAATCTATTGACATATTAAACATTATGCTGAGACACTATGGAAGCCACCGCAGATGCCATGCCGGCGATTGCCGCCTTCCAGCGGCGCGGCGATGTTAGCAAATCTTCGTACAGCAGGTATATATGGTGATGCTAGGGCAGCATGGCCCGCAGCTCGGTCCGCAGCATCCACCACAGGGTCCGCAGGGTCCACAGGGTCCACACCtggtaaacaaaaaaaacacatgaGCAATCAAGAATAGGCATTTGGCCATGTAAACCAAAAGAAATCCACGTTCAAATCTTCGCCGACTTGAATGGTCAGCGGAAACCAGCAGCGGAAAAGAAGCACACAAGAAGAGGTACAAAGGATTTTCTTCTAGCCTACCATAACTagctacaataataattacaaaagttataaaatacttacattttGCAGAAGGAGTATACTTGTGTAGTATCAACGATAGATAAAGACGATTATATTCAACGGTAATCTTACGGTCTATTGCAAAATAAGGCTGCtagatttttttgtgttttataataatatgtgaatCACTTGGAGGATTTGATTGTACTGACTGTATCTGCAAATTGTGTTCTACAAATCGACTTTCTAAGGTTTAAATCGAGAACATAATGTATTCCAATTTTGTAATTTACTTTTTTGGTCAGCCAGTGTGACAGAAATAGCTATTGACACACCAGATCACCATAAGGTGCGTTCACAGCGAGAGGGTTAGCATATCCGTAAAGTTATTTcttttacttttctttttaactgaTGCGCGTGACTTGGATCGCGTAGATTAAGTTACTTAacatcccgtggaaactctttgattttctgggaaaaaaggagcctatgccactttccaggtctttacctaaaaccatgcaaaaaatcacgtcgatccattgccgCGTGCGAGTTGCGACGCAATTGAAGGACccatcaataaaccaacaaacaaacacactttcgcattttttataacataatattttagtcGTTTATCAATAGGTAACTACGatatactaaataaaataaataaataataatattttttattcaacctttacaagtatttttgaattc
This genomic stretch from Maniola hyperantus chromosome 2, iAphHyp1.2, whole genome shotgun sequence harbors:
- the LOC117988361 gene encoding uncharacterized protein, which gives rise to MFAIRSLRFVACRANKTLLYGIGVCSSGSRQKGDCDGDHSDGDSDKSPRHLCSDCNPSAPAIYDSRKYGHNLPCDSVMPYFETLPYFPTGIFRCTAGEVLGLGANKCGCYKNPEYFSFHHMSFYDMHMLLRCYRNPSPKTGRKK